The Tripterygium wilfordii isolate XIE 37 chromosome 5, ASM1340144v1, whole genome shotgun sequence genome window below encodes:
- the LOC119998745 gene encoding myb family transcription factor PHL7-like isoform X2 has product MYHAKKISTASLVPHKTQDAEQVANVGSSGGAGVKTNTPPGGSGKQRLRWTSDLHDRFVDAITQLGGPDRATPKGVLRVMGVRGLTIYHVKSHLQKYRLAKYLPESSADGSKDEKKGSAESLSDMESSPGVQINEALRMQMEVQKRLHEQLEVQRQLQMRIEAQGKYLQKIIEEQQKLGGVLNASEPLAEEKEIASPKMPRTAPAGTSSPHKKPRLDDGARDDSCGSPVPAET; this is encoded by the exons ATGTATCATGCCAAGAAAATTTCAACTGCGAGCTTAGTGCCGCATAAAACTCAAGATGCGGAACAAGTTGCCAATGTTGGAAGTTCAGGTGGAGCTGGAGTAAAGACTAACACTCCTCCTGGGGGTTCTGGGAAACAGCGTTTGCGGTGGACTTCAGATCTTCATGACCGCTTTGTGGATGCAATCACACAACTTGGGGGACCAGATA ggGCAACACCGAAAGGTGTCCTAAGAGTGATGGGTGTCCGAGGACTTACCATTTATCACGTGAAAAGCCATTTACAG AAGTATCGCCTTGCAAAATACCTGCCAGAGTCTTCAGCTGATG GTTCCAAAGACGAGAAGAAAGGCTCTGCAGAAAGCCTATCTGACATGGAGTCTTCCCC GGGGGTTCAAATTAATGAAGCATTGAGAATGCAGATGGAGGTCCAGAAGCGTTTACATGAACAACTTGAG gTGCAGAGGCAGTTACAAATGAGGATAGAAGCCCAGGGGAAATACTTGCAGAAGATCATTGAGGAGCAGCAGAAACTAGGTGGGGTGCTAAACGCTTCTGAGCCACTGGCCGAGGAGAAAGAAATTGCCTCTCCTAAGATGCCTCGAACTGCCCCAGCTGGGACGTCTTCTCCTCATAAGAAACCAAGGCTGGATGATGGTGCGAGAGATGACAGCTGTGGTTCTCCAGTTCCTGCAGAAACCTGA
- the LOC119998393 gene encoding probable U3 small nucleolar RNA-associated protein 11 translates to MSSFKNAIPRKAHKERAQPQSRKKFGILEKHKDYVVRAKAFHKKEETLRRLKEKAASRNPDEFYFKMIKTKTVNGVHKPESEANKYTHEELMLMKTQDMGYILQKLQSDKKKIERLTAVLHSLDGQPSNRHVYYAEDREEAKEMQSQFPKDGKVTVSEDFPDGIVRKTAASYRELEARKKRVNELEKVYMDMALQKELQKNGRKRKLREDEIASPTSKPVYKWRAERKR, encoded by the exons ATGTCTTCTTTTAAAAATGCAATCCCTAGAAAGGCTCACAAGGAGCGAGCTCAACC GCAATCGAGGAAGAAGTTTGGAATTCTTGAAAAACACAAGGACTATGTCGTTCGTGCAAAAGCGTTTCACAAGAAAGAGGAGACACTACGG AGGCTCAAGGAGAAAGCTGCTTCTAGGAACCCGGATGAGTTCTATTTCAAGATGATCAAAACTAAGACTGTTAATGGAGTTCATAAACCAGA GAGCGAGGCGAATAAATACACTCATGAAGAACTCATGTTGATGAAGACCCAAGATATGGGATATATTCTTCAGAAATTGCAGAGTGATAAGAAG AAAATAGAAAGGTTAACTGCTGTGCTGCACTCACTTGATGGTCAGCCATCAAACAGACATGTTTACTATGCAGAAGACAG GGAGGAGGCCAAAGAAATGCAGTCTCAATTTCCCAAAGATGGAAAAGTAACTGTATCTGAGGATTTCCCTGATGGtattgtaag GAAAACAGCTGCTTCTTACAGAGAACTTGAGGCAAGGAAGAAGAGAGTAAACGAGTTGGAAAAAGTATATATGGATATGGCACTGCAGAAAGAATTACAG AAAAATGGTCGGAAGCGAAAATTACGTGAAGACGAGATTGCGTCTCCAACCTCCAAACCAGTATACAAGTGGCGAGCAGAACGGAAGCGATGA
- the LOC119998745 gene encoding myb family transcription factor PHL7-like isoform X1, whose translation MYHAKKISTASLVPHKTQDAEQVANVGSSGGAGVKTNTPPGGSGKQRLRWTSDLHDRFVDAITQLGGPDRATPKGVLRVMGVRGLTIYHVKSHLQKYRLAKYLPESSADGKGSKDEKKGSAESLSDMESSPGVQINEALRMQMEVQKRLHEQLEVQRQLQMRIEAQGKYLQKIIEEQQKLGGVLNASEPLAEEKEIASPKMPRTAPAGTSSPHKKPRLDDGARDDSCGSPVPAET comes from the exons ATGTATCATGCCAAGAAAATTTCAACTGCGAGCTTAGTGCCGCATAAAACTCAAGATGCGGAACAAGTTGCCAATGTTGGAAGTTCAGGTGGAGCTGGAGTAAAGACTAACACTCCTCCTGGGGGTTCTGGGAAACAGCGTTTGCGGTGGACTTCAGATCTTCATGACCGCTTTGTGGATGCAATCACACAACTTGGGGGACCAGATA ggGCAACACCGAAAGGTGTCCTAAGAGTGATGGGTGTCCGAGGACTTACCATTTATCACGTGAAAAGCCATTTACAG AAGTATCGCCTTGCAAAATACCTGCCAGAGTCTTCAGCTGATGGTAAAG GTTCCAAAGACGAGAAGAAAGGCTCTGCAGAAAGCCTATCTGACATGGAGTCTTCCCC GGGGGTTCAAATTAATGAAGCATTGAGAATGCAGATGGAGGTCCAGAAGCGTTTACATGAACAACTTGAG gTGCAGAGGCAGTTACAAATGAGGATAGAAGCCCAGGGGAAATACTTGCAGAAGATCATTGAGGAGCAGCAGAAACTAGGTGGGGTGCTAAACGCTTCTGAGCCACTGGCCGAGGAGAAAGAAATTGCCTCTCCTAAGATGCCTCGAACTGCCCCAGCTGGGACGTCTTCTCCTCATAAGAAACCAAGGCTGGATGATGGTGCGAGAGATGACAGCTGTGGTTCTCCAGTTCCTGCAGAAACCTGA